A single window of Bufo bufo chromosome 10, aBufBuf1.1, whole genome shotgun sequence DNA harbors:
- the FBXO31 gene encoding F-box only protein 31 isoform X1, whose product MAVCARLCGVVHSRGCQQRQPSGGGSETELEEGGRAERVEVQPAPRGPRTLLQLPPELLVEIFSCLPGPELPPLALVCRKFRQILSTDTIWRRRCKQEYGVHENLRKLEVTGVSCQEVYVKRINPRVKSGRFMKILPDYEHMKYRDVYTCLLHQYRDILGLWQPDLGPYGGLLNVVVDGFFIIGWMYLPPHDPHVDEAMRLKPVFRIHLMEKKSATVECMYGPKGPHSGQIQMVKKDEFCTKCLQTDYHRMSGGRQEEFRTWLRDDLGRTLDDIFHEHMQELILMKFIYICQYDNCLTYRRIYHPPSRPDDLLKPGFFKGTYGSHGLEIVMLSFHGTIGKATKITGDPNVPAGQPTVEIDLTRPVRLPALEHLRNIDELSRLIMDIHEQINREQRLAGREEEEAAAAGVQEEEPEPPPPLKTQNRQVEGQPPDLQVFALPEEVLARNEDYPRSCRMCFFGTGLIAGHGFSSPERTPGLFILFDDDRFGFIWLELKSFSLYSRMRDKFQNSQPPSLEAFDAMLKAMQLWTT is encoded by the exons ATGGCGGTGTGTGCCCGGTTGTGCGGGGTCGTGCACTCCCGGGGATGTCAGCAGAGGCAGCCGTCCGGAGGAGGCAGCGAGACGGAGCTGGAGGAGGGCGGACGCGCGGAGCGGGTGGAGGTGCAGCCGGCGCCCCGGGGACCCCGCACCCTCCTGCAGCTGCCGCCCGAGCTCCTGGTGGAGATCTTCTCCTGCCTGCCCGGCCCCGAGCTGCCCCCGCTGGCCTTGGTGTGCCGGAAGTTCCGCCAGATCCTCAGCACCGACACCATCTGGAGGCGGCGCTGCAAGCAGG AATACGGGGTTCATGAGAACTTACGGAAGCTAGAAGTCACGGGGGTGTCCTGCCAGGAGGTTTACGTCAAAC GTATTAACCCGAGGGTGAAATCTGGGCGCTTTATGAAAATCCTCCCCGACTATGAGCACATGAAGTATCGCGACGTGTATACCTGCC TTCTGCACCAGTATCGGGACATCCTGGGGCTATGGCAGCCCGACCTCGGCCCGTACGGAGGACTACTTAATGTGGTG GTAGATGGTTTCTTCATCATTGGCTGGATGTACCTACCTCCTCATGATCCGCACGTCGACGAAGCAATGAGGCTGAAGCCCGTCTTCCGGATCCACCTGATGGAGAAGAAGTCCGCCACAGTGGAATGCATGTACGGGCCCAAGGGGCCCCACAGCGGTCAGATCCAG ATGGTGAAGAAGGATGAATTCTGTACCAAATGCCTGCAGACCGATTACCACCGGATGTCCGGAGGGCGGCAGGAG GAATTCCGGACGTGGCTGCGGGACGACCTGGGCCGGACGCTGGACGACATCTTCCATGAACACATGCAGGAGCTCATTCTCATGAAGTTCATTTACATCTGCCAATATGA CAACTGCCTTACTTACCGGCGCATTTACCATCCCCCGAGCCGGCCCGATGATCTGCTGAAGCCTGGCTTTTTTAAGGGCACCTACGGGAGCCACGGCCTGGAGATCGTCATGTTGAGCTTCCACGGGACGATTGGCAAGGCCACGAAAATAACG GGTGACCCCAATGTGCCAGCTGGACAACCGACAGTTGAGATTGACCTCACCCGCCCGGTGCGGCTCCCGGCCCTAGAACATTTGCGGAATATCGATGAACTGTCGCGGCTCATCATGGACATCCATGAGCAGATAAACCGAGAGCAGCGGCTAGCgggaagggaggaggaggaggcggcggcggcaggcgTCCAGGAGGAGGAGCCAGAGCCACCACCGCCCCTAAAAACGCAGAACAGACAAGTGGAGGGGCAGCCCCCCGATCTCCAGGTGTTCGCTCTTCCAGAGGAGGTGTTGGCGAGGAACGAAGACTATCCCCGGAGCTGCAGGATGTG CTTCTTTGGGACGGGTCTGATCGCCGGCCATGGCTTCAGCAGCCCGGAGAGGACGCCCGGCCTCTTCATCCTCTTCGACGACGATCGCTTTGGGTTTATTTGGCTGGAGCTGAAGTCGTTCAGTTTGTACAGTCGCATGAGGGACAAGTTTCAGAACTCGCAGCCGCCATCACTAGAAGCCTTCGACGCAATGCTGAAAGCTATGCAACTATGGACAACCTAG
- the FBXO31 gene encoding F-box only protein 31 isoform X2 has protein sequence MAVCARLCGVVHSRGCQQRQPSGGGSETELEEGGRAERVEVQPAPRGPRTLLQLPPELLVEIFSCLPGPELPPLALVCRKFRQILSTDTIWRRRCKQEYGVHENLRKLEVTGVSCQEVYVKLLHQYRDILGLWQPDLGPYGGLLNVVVDGFFIIGWMYLPPHDPHVDEAMRLKPVFRIHLMEKKSATVECMYGPKGPHSGQIQMVKKDEFCTKCLQTDYHRMSGGRQEEFRTWLRDDLGRTLDDIFHEHMQELILMKFIYICQYDNCLTYRRIYHPPSRPDDLLKPGFFKGTYGSHGLEIVMLSFHGTIGKATKITGDPNVPAGQPTVEIDLTRPVRLPALEHLRNIDELSRLIMDIHEQINREQRLAGREEEEAAAAGVQEEEPEPPPPLKTQNRQVEGQPPDLQVFALPEEVLARNEDYPRSCRMCFFGTGLIAGHGFSSPERTPGLFILFDDDRFGFIWLELKSFSLYSRMRDKFQNSQPPSLEAFDAMLKAMQLWTT, from the exons ATGGCGGTGTGTGCCCGGTTGTGCGGGGTCGTGCACTCCCGGGGATGTCAGCAGAGGCAGCCGTCCGGAGGAGGCAGCGAGACGGAGCTGGAGGAGGGCGGACGCGCGGAGCGGGTGGAGGTGCAGCCGGCGCCCCGGGGACCCCGCACCCTCCTGCAGCTGCCGCCCGAGCTCCTGGTGGAGATCTTCTCCTGCCTGCCCGGCCCCGAGCTGCCCCCGCTGGCCTTGGTGTGCCGGAAGTTCCGCCAGATCCTCAGCACCGACACCATCTGGAGGCGGCGCTGCAAGCAGG AATACGGGGTTCATGAGAACTTACGGAAGCTAGAAGTCACGGGGGTGTCCTGCCAGGAGGTTTACGTCAAAC TTCTGCACCAGTATCGGGACATCCTGGGGCTATGGCAGCCCGACCTCGGCCCGTACGGAGGACTACTTAATGTGGTG GTAGATGGTTTCTTCATCATTGGCTGGATGTACCTACCTCCTCATGATCCGCACGTCGACGAAGCAATGAGGCTGAAGCCCGTCTTCCGGATCCACCTGATGGAGAAGAAGTCCGCCACAGTGGAATGCATGTACGGGCCCAAGGGGCCCCACAGCGGTCAGATCCAG ATGGTGAAGAAGGATGAATTCTGTACCAAATGCCTGCAGACCGATTACCACCGGATGTCCGGAGGGCGGCAGGAG GAATTCCGGACGTGGCTGCGGGACGACCTGGGCCGGACGCTGGACGACATCTTCCATGAACACATGCAGGAGCTCATTCTCATGAAGTTCATTTACATCTGCCAATATGA CAACTGCCTTACTTACCGGCGCATTTACCATCCCCCGAGCCGGCCCGATGATCTGCTGAAGCCTGGCTTTTTTAAGGGCACCTACGGGAGCCACGGCCTGGAGATCGTCATGTTGAGCTTCCACGGGACGATTGGCAAGGCCACGAAAATAACG GGTGACCCCAATGTGCCAGCTGGACAACCGACAGTTGAGATTGACCTCACCCGCCCGGTGCGGCTCCCGGCCCTAGAACATTTGCGGAATATCGATGAACTGTCGCGGCTCATCATGGACATCCATGAGCAGATAAACCGAGAGCAGCGGCTAGCgggaagggaggaggaggaggcggcggcggcaggcgTCCAGGAGGAGGAGCCAGAGCCACCACCGCCCCTAAAAACGCAGAACAGACAAGTGGAGGGGCAGCCCCCCGATCTCCAGGTGTTCGCTCTTCCAGAGGAGGTGTTGGCGAGGAACGAAGACTATCCCCGGAGCTGCAGGATGTG CTTCTTTGGGACGGGTCTGATCGCCGGCCATGGCTTCAGCAGCCCGGAGAGGACGCCCGGCCTCTTCATCCTCTTCGACGACGATCGCTTTGGGTTTATTTGGCTGGAGCTGAAGTCGTTCAGTTTGTACAGTCGCATGAGGGACAAGTTTCAGAACTCGCAGCCGCCATCACTAGAAGCCTTCGACGCAATGCTGAAAGCTATGCAACTATGGACAACCTAG